The following coding sequences are from one Candidatus Neomarinimicrobiota bacterium window:
- a CDS encoding polyprenol monophosphomannose synthase yields the protein MKTLIISPTYNERKNVATLIEHVFTIDPNYHLLIVDDSSPDGTGDIVRELQSRFPNLHLETRVKKDGLGKAYIYGFKWALKRDYDVIVQMDADMSHDPMDIPQMAQYLSEFDMVIGSRYIQGVSVVNWPIRRLVMSYGANLYSRIATGMPLKDATGGYKVWSKKVLEAIELDNVKSSGYSFQIEMNFRAWIKGFKMKEHPIIFIDRTIGESKMSRSIMFEAVWMVWRLRIWRIFGWNK from the coding sequence ATGAAAACACTAATCATATCACCCACTTATAATGAGCGCAAAAATGTGGCCACACTCATTGAGCATGTATTCACTATTGATCCAAATTATCATTTGCTCATTGTTGATGATAGTTCTCCCGACGGAACTGGCGATATCGTTAGAGAGCTACAGTCCAGATTTCCCAATCTCCACTTGGAGACTAGAGTTAAAAAGGATGGTCTTGGAAAAGCATACATATATGGTTTTAAATGGGCTTTAAAAAGGGATTATGATGTTATCGTTCAGATGGATGCAGACATGTCCCACGACCCCATGGATATTCCACAAATGGCGCAATATTTAAGCGAATTTGACATGGTAATCGGTAGTCGCTATATCCAAGGTGTCAGTGTTGTGAATTGGCCCATCCGCAGACTAGTCATGAGTTATGGGGCCAATCTATATTCACGTATTGCTACAGGGATGCCGTTGAAGGATGCCACGGGTGGTTACAAAGTTTGGTCGAAAAAAGTGCTTGAAGCTATTGAATTGGATAATGTGAAATCGTCTGGGTATTCCTTCCAAATTGAGATGAATTTCCGTGCATGGATCAAGGGCTTTAAAATGAAAGAGCATCCGATTATTTTTATTGACAGGACGATTGGTGAATCGAAAATGAGTCGGTCTATTATGTTCGAGGCGGTGTGGATGGTTTGGCGATTGCGAATTTGGCGTATATTTGGGTGGAATAAATAA
- a CDS encoding acetyl-CoA carboxylase carboxyltransferase subunit alpha — protein sequence MADYYLEFEKPIQAIDQKILELEADDSSADHSSELSTLKAKRESSLKKIFSGLSRWQRVQLARHPQRPFSLDYINALAPDFIELHGDRYFGDDAAVISGMGTIDGVKVVIIGQQKGRNTKENLFRNFGMMRPEGYRKALRIMKLAEKFRLPIISLIDTPGAYPGLGAEERGQGEAIAKNLWEMSKMKVPIISVVIGEGASGGALGIGVCDRMLMLENTWYSVISPEGCASILWRDAAKAAEAADAMKVTPDDLMNMGICDRIIEEPLGGAHREFDAMATILKNVLLEEIANLKDVEPNSFLERRIDRYDKMGVYTES from the coding sequence ATGGCAGATTATTACTTAGAATTTGAAAAGCCGATCCAGGCGATTGATCAGAAAATCCTCGAGCTTGAAGCCGATGACAGTTCAGCGGACCATTCTTCTGAACTTTCAACACTCAAGGCTAAAAGGGAATCGTCCTTAAAAAAGATATTTTCAGGACTTTCTCGCTGGCAACGCGTCCAATTGGCCCGCCACCCGCAACGTCCCTTTTCATTGGATTATATTAATGCACTCGCTCCGGATTTTATTGAACTTCACGGCGATCGTTATTTTGGTGATGATGCGGCAGTCATTTCTGGCATGGGCACGATTGATGGTGTAAAAGTTGTTATTATTGGACAGCAAAAAGGCCGAAATACCAAAGAAAATCTATTTCGCAATTTTGGCATGATGCGTCCCGAAGGATACCGAAAAGCACTCCGAATTATGAAATTGGCGGAAAAATTTAGATTACCCATTATTTCTTTGATTGATACACCGGGCGCCTATCCTGGACTTGGGGCTGAAGAGCGTGGACAAGGTGAAGCTATTGCGAAGAATCTTTGGGAAATGTCGAAAATGAAAGTACCCATTATTTCTGTCGTAATTGGCGAAGGAGCCAGCGGTGGTGCTTTGGGAATTGGAGTATGTGATCGCATGCTCATGCTAGAAAATACATGGTATTCTGTTATTAGTCCTGAAGGTTGTGCCTCTATCCTCTGGCGGGATGCTGCTAAAGCGGCCGAGGCAGCCGATGCCATGAAAGTTACCCCTGACGACCTTATGAATATGGGTATTTGCGACCGAATTATTGAAGAGCCTCTTGGTGGCGCTCATCGTGAATTTGATGCAATGGCGACAATCCTGAAAAATGTTTTATTAGAAGAAA
- a CDS encoding sugar nucleotide-binding protein — ILRANVVYSYTKRTQASFVKWVVDSLTDGKQINVVNDQWNNPTWTESLATVIGVIINKEALGLYHYGDKGLMNRYEFAQLIANVFDLNDALIKPISTAELNQPAPRPLKSGLKTEKIESALGIVPKSVETCLMEIRKQLSR, encoded by the coding sequence ATCCTCAGGGCTAATGTGGTTTATAGTTATACGAAGCGTACGCAAGCCAGTTTTGTAAAATGGGTCGTGGATTCTCTCACTGATGGAAAGCAAATTAATGTGGTGAACGATCAATGGAATAATCCCACATGGACGGAATCTTTGGCTACGGTTATTGGGGTCATTATTAACAAAGAGGCACTTGGCCTTTATCACTATGGTGATAAAGGGCTGATGAACCGCTACGAGTTTGCCCAATTGATCGCAAATGTCTTCGACCTAAATGATGCACTTATAAAGCCCATCTCCACGGCAGAATTGAACCAACCTGCGCCACGTCCTTTAAAGAGCGGATTGAAAACTGAAAAAATTGAATCAGCGCTGGGAATCGTCCCTAAATCTGTTGAAACTTGTTTAATGGAAATCCGTAAGCAATTGTCCAGATGA